In Vespula vulgaris chromosome 10, iyVesVulg1.1, whole genome shotgun sequence, the following are encoded in one genomic region:
- the LOC127067006 gene encoding mitochondrial inner membrane protein OXA1L → MLRISVNSCCRPLLKLNTVQSNTTCRSIHIVRRSRHTIVKNLLLLDSNRFDSHILNAFFMRHASTNGTAVTDTKEVPEVNRIDLTNHTTVNKDDQLFEIPDIPTPVDEVVTVVQKVHANGEVMFESLGLGGYNPVGIIQTCMEWLHISCNLPWWSTIVIGTLAVRIFMFPLVINSQRYSAKMSMYFPQITKLQQGLTDARMSGDQYQAAVYTNELYQLMKEKGLSPWKSLVPILVQAPVFLSFVLALKKMADLPVESLKTGGLWWFQNLTVPDPYYLLPLITSGTLYITIEVGTDTLAASSMGMIKYALRCIPLITLPFSTSFTSAVLVYWTMSNFFSLIQVGLLRIERVRKFFNLPKIVRHKPTDVIARKGFMKGMKESWENIKITKQIAERDRADMIKFNNAGRGPIIKTYTYDPTKQIKQAKILTKNK, encoded by the exons agCAATACTACATGTAGATCAATTCACATTGTACGTCGAAGTAGGCATactattgtaaaaaatttgcTTCTTCTTGATTCGAATCGTTTCGATTCTCATATATTAAATGCTTTCTTTATGCGACATGCAAGTACGAATGGTACTGCAGTAACTGATACAAAGGAAGTTCCTGAAGTAAATCGAATTGATTTAACGAATCATACGACTGTTAATAAAGATGATCAGTTATTTGAAATACCAG ATATACCAACTCCGGTAGATGAGGTAGTTACAGTGGTACAAAAAGTACATGCCAATGGCGAAGTAATGTTTGAAAGTTTAGGATTAGGAGGATATAATCCTGTAGGTATTATTCAAACTTGTATGGAATGGTTGCACATCTCTTGTAATTTACCTTGGTGGTCTACGATTGTTATag gaACTTTGGCTGTTAGAATATTCATGTTTCCTTTAGTAATAAACTCTCAAAGGTATTCAGCCAAAATGAGTATGTATTTCCCACAAATAACGAAATTACAACAGGGTTTAACAGACGCAAGAATGAGTGGAGATCAGTATCaag ctgCTGTATATACGAATGAATTATATCAACTTATGAAGGAAAAAGGCTTAAGTCCTTGGAAATCTTTAGTTCCTATACTTGTAcag gCTCCTGTATTTCTTAGCTTTGTCTTGGCTTTGAAAAAAATGGCTGATTTACCAGTTGAAAGTCTTAAAACTGGTGGTCTCTGGTGGTTTCAAAACTTGACTGTGCCAGATCCTTATTACCTATTACCTTTAATAACAAGTGGAACGTTATATATTACGATTGAAGTTGGAACAGATACATTAGCAGCTTCATCAATGGGAATGATAAAATATGCTTTACGTTGCATCCCATTAATTACATTACCATTTTCAACATCCTTTACATCT GCTGTATTAGTTTACTGGACAATGtcaaactttttctctttgatacaAGTTGGTTTATTAAGAATAGAACgtgtaagaaaattttttaatttaccaaAGATAGTACGGCACAAACCTACTGATGTAATTGCAAGAAAGGGATTTAtgaaaggaatgaaagaat CTTGGGAgaacataaaaataacgaagcaGATTGCTGAAAGAGATCGCGCGGATATGATCAAATTTAACAATGCTGGAAGGGGACCCataataaaaacgtatacATACGATCCAACAAAACAAATCAAACAAGCTAAAAtacttacaaaaaataaataa
- the LOC127067007 gene encoding MIP18 family protein galla-2, giving the protein MTDNLENINPKLYKKVEDRQVTAAEEDEDIVDAFDAREVFDLIRNINDPEHPLTLEELNVVEQNLIEVNDAENIVNVKFTPTIPHCSMATLIGLSIRVQLLRALPPRFKVSVEITPGTHISETALNKQLADKERVAAALENSHLVEVINHCVCGSKY; this is encoded by the exons ATGACGGATAACTTGGAAAATATCAAtccaaaattatataaaaaagtagaagataGACAAGTCACAGCTGCTGAGGAAGATGAAGATATCGTTGATGCGTTTGATGCAAGAGAAGTTTTTG ATCTCATTAGAAATATCAATGATCCTGAACATCCATTAACGTTAGAAGAACTAAATGTTGTAGAACAAAATCTTATAGAG GTGAATGATGCAGAGAATATAGTGAATGTTAAATTTACACCAACAATACCTCATTGTAGTATGGCAACTCTGATTGGTCTTTCTATAAGAGTGCAATTATTAAGAGCCTTACCACCTAGATTTAAAGTAAGCGTAGAAATAACTCCTGGTACTCATATATCCGAAACAGCACTTAACAAACAATTAGcagataaagaaagagtagCTGCTGCACTTGAAAATTCACATTTAGTTGAAGTAATTAATCACTGTGTTTGTGGttctaaatattaa